The Benincasa hispida cultivar B227 chromosome 9, ASM972705v1, whole genome shotgun sequence genome has a segment encoding these proteins:
- the LOC120086855 gene encoding glutathione reductase, chloroplastic yields MATSLSSSQTLQTLLCKNLPVSLSSSFLSIPKPLAPLPLCHRFLPLTHFTNNRLHCRRGLVVRSQSENGAEALRPYDFDLFTIGAGSGGVRASRFAANFGASVAVCELPFSTISSDIAGGVGGTCVIRGCVPKKLLVYASKYAHEFEESHGFGWKYDTEPKHDWSTLIANKNAELHRLTGIYKNILKNAGVTLIEGRGKILDEHTVDVDGKIYSARHILVSVGGRPFIPDIPGSEYAIDSDAALELPSKPVKIAIVGGGYIALEFAGIFNGLKSEVHVFIRQKKVLRGFDEEIRDFVAEQMSLRGVEFHTEEVPQAILKSADGSLSLKTSKGTVEGFSHVMFATGRRPNTKNLGLEEVGVKMTKNGAIEVDEYSRTSVPSIWAVGDVTDRINLTPVALMEGGALAKTIFQNEPTKPSYSAVPCAVFSQPPIGIVGLTEEQAIQEHGDVDVYTANFRPLKATLSGLPDRVFMKLIVCAKTNKVLGLHMCGDDSPEIVQGFAVAVKAGLTKADFDATVGVHPTAAEEFVTMRTPTRKFRRNPEEKPESEAKTAAGV; encoded by the exons ATGGCCACTTCTCTTTCTTCCTCACAAACTCTTCAAACCCTTCTCTGCAAAAACCTTCCCGTTTCTCTATCCTCTTCCTTTCTCTCAATTCCTAAGCCTTTAGCCCCTCTTCCCCTCTGCCACCGCTTCCTTCCTCTCACCCACTTCACTAACAATCGTCTTCACTGCCGCCGTGGCCTTGTAGTTCGGTCCCAGTCTGAAAATGGCGCCGAAGCTCTTCGCCCATATGATTTTGACCTCTTTACTATCGGTGCAGGCAGTGGGGGTGTGCGAGCTTCCCGATTTGCTGCTAATTTTGGTGCTTCAGTGGCGGTTTGTGAGCTTCCTTTCTCCACCATTTCGTCGGATATTGCTGGAGGTGTGGGTGGGAC GTGCGTTATTCGTGGATGTGTACCGAAGAAGTTACTTGTGTATGCGTCAAAATATGCACATGAATTTGAAGAGAGTCATGGCTTTGGATGGAAATATGACACTGAACCAAAGCATGACTGGAGCACCTTGATTGCTAACAAGAATGCTGAGTTACATCGACTAACTGGTATCTAcaagaatattttgaaaaatgctGGGGTCACATTGATTGAAGGCCGTGGAAAG ATTTTGGATGAACACACGGTTGATGTAGATGGAAAGATTTATTCGGCTAGACACATTCTAGTGTCAGTTGGGGGGCGCCCTTTCATTCCTGACATTCCTGGCAGTGAGTATGCTATAGATTCTGATGCTGCCCTTGAATTGCCATCCAAACCTGTGAAGATTGCCATAGTTGGAGGTGGATATATTGCTCTAGAGTTTGCTGGCATCTTCAATGGTTTGAAAAGTGAAGTCCACGTATTTATACGACAGAAAAAAGTGCTTAGAGGCTTTGATGAAGAG ATTAGAGATTTTGTTGCAGAACAGATGTCACTAAGAGGAGTTGAGTTCCATACAGAGGAGGTACCACAAGCTATCCTTAAATCAGCTGATGGGTCATTATCTCTGAAGACTAGCAAAGGAACAGTTGAAGGCTTCTCACATGTTATGTTTGCAACAGGGCGTAGGCCTAATACAAAG AACTTGGGATTGGAAGAAGTAGGAGTAAAAATGACCAAGAATGGAGCAATTGAG GTTGATGAATACTCCCGTACATCAGTTCCTTCAATTTGGGCTGTTGGAGATGTTACAGATAGAATAAATTTGACTCCCGTTGCTTTAATGGAGGGAGGCGCATTAGCAAAAACTATATTTCAAAATGAACCTACAAAACCTAGTTATAG TGCTGTTCCTTGTGCTGTTTTTTCCCAGCCACCAATTGGAATAGTTGGTCTTACTGAAGAGCAG GCTATACAAGAACACGGTGATGTTGATGTCTACACAGCAAACTTCCGGCCCTTGAAGGCTACACTCTCAGGGCTTCCAGACCGAGTTTTTATGAAGCTTATAGTCTGTGCAAAGACGAATAAAGTTTTAGGACTGCATATGTGCGGTGATGATTCACCAGAAATTGTACAG GGGTTTGCTGTGGCTGTGAAAGCTGGTCTGACCAAGGCAGACTTTGATGCAACGGTGGGTGTTCATCCTACAGCGGCTGAAGAATTTGTCACAATGCGGACTCCTACAAGGAAGTTCCGGAGAAATCCTGAG GAAAAGCCAGAATCTGAGGCTAAAACTGCAGCAGGGGTATAA